A single region of the Salipaludibacillus sp. LMS25 genome encodes:
- a CDS encoding anthranilate synthase component I family protein: protein MSANSYKAIGDTVGLSTVATNWFNTYMKLVQQEKNHVLLESGRGGRYSIMGVSPWAIIKGKDRLLTIDTAEGKSEKEGSLLSSLREWLSSYKIETDGTLPDFQGGLIGQFSYDLVREIEKLPNLAKDDLVTDDLYLLAFDEVYVIDHQTEELWVIVIVPCDREAEAPEKMNSMRERWLSAATESKGHHSFKWEPYTFTAPETPYSIPKRSFQESEFIEAVEKTKQYIREGDVFQVNLSVRESKRALSEPLHMYHCLRKVNPSPYMGFMATEDFHYVSASPELLVKVKGSTVSTRPIAGTRSRGSTDEEDQALANTLLKNEKERAEHIMLVDLERNDLGRVCNYGSVEVDELMVIEKYSHVMHIVSNVRGVKSPEHDALDVVAATFPGGTITGAPKVRTMEIIEELEPVRRGAYTGSFGWLGFNGDMELNITIRTMIVKDGFVHVQAGAGIVIDSQPAAEYKEALKKAKALWKAKEMSEQEIELRRNKP from the coding sequence ATGAGTGCAAATAGTTATAAAGCCATTGGCGACACAGTGGGGCTGTCAACTGTAGCGACTAATTGGTTTAACACATATATGAAGCTTGTTCAACAGGAGAAGAACCACGTCTTGCTCGAAAGTGGCAGAGGGGGACGATATTCTATTATGGGAGTGTCACCTTGGGCGATTATAAAAGGTAAAGACCGTCTTCTTACTATTGATACAGCGGAAGGAAAAAGTGAGAAAGAAGGCTCGCTTTTATCGTCGTTACGTGAATGGCTCAGTTCTTATAAGATAGAAACTGACGGCACCCTTCCTGATTTTCAAGGAGGATTGATTGGACAATTCAGTTATGATCTTGTAAGAGAAATAGAAAAACTGCCTAATTTGGCTAAAGATGATTTAGTTACTGACGATTTGTATTTATTAGCGTTTGATGAGGTTTACGTGATTGATCACCAAACTGAAGAGCTTTGGGTAATCGTCATTGTGCCATGTGACAGAGAAGCAGAAGCCCCAGAAAAAATGAATAGTATGCGAGAGCGCTGGCTATCCGCAGCGACAGAAAGTAAAGGCCATCACTCGTTTAAGTGGGAGCCATATACTTTTACGGCACCTGAAACGCCTTATTCTATACCTAAACGGTCTTTTCAAGAATCTGAATTTATTGAAGCTGTAGAAAAAACAAAACAGTATATACGTGAAGGCGATGTTTTTCAAGTGAACTTATCGGTCCGCGAATCAAAGCGGGCGTTGAGTGAGCCGCTCCATATGTATCATTGTCTCAGGAAAGTGAACCCTTCGCCATACATGGGGTTTATGGCCACGGAAGACTTCCATTATGTCAGTGCCTCACCGGAATTGCTTGTAAAAGTAAAGGGAAGCACTGTCTCAACTCGACCGATCGCTGGGACTCGTTCACGGGGATCAACTGATGAGGAAGATCAAGCATTAGCTAACACGTTGCTTAAAAATGAAAAAGAACGGGCTGAGCATATAATGCTTGTAGATCTAGAAAGAAATGATTTAGGGCGTGTTTGTAATTATGGTTCTGTCGAAGTAGACGAGTTAATGGTGATTGAAAAGTATTCTCATGTGATGCATATTGTGTCTAACGTTAGAGGAGTGAAATCACCTGAACATGATGCTTTAGATGTGGTGGCAGCCACGTTTCCAGGGGGGACGATTACAGGCGCTCCTAAAGTCCGTACGATGGAAATTATTGAAGAATTAGAGCCTGTTCGGCGCGGCGCATATACAGGCTCATTTGGTTGGCTAGGATTTAATGGTGATATGGAATTAAATATTACGATACGAACGATGATTGTAAAAGATGGTTTCGTTCATGTACAGGCAGGAGCCGGTATCGTCATAGATTCACAACCTGCTGCAGAATATAAAGAGGCATTAAAGAAAGCAAAAGCTTTATGGAAAGCGAAAGAGATGAGTGAGCAAGAGATTGAGCTGAGGAGGAATAAACCATGA
- the pabA gene encoding aminodeoxychorismate/anthranilate synthase component II: protein MILMIDNYDSFTYNLVQYLGEMGEELIVKRNDQVTIDDIETLKPDYLMISPGPCTPNEAGISMQAIEHFAGKIPILGVCLGHQSMAQVFGGDVIRAERLMHGKTSEVTHDSKTIFVNVKTPLTATRYHSLIVKPETLPDCFDVSAQTAEGEIMAIRHKEYPLEGVQFHPESIMTGAGKQLLRNFLDTYKEFQKRCTSI from the coding sequence ATGATTTTAATGATTGATAATTACGATTCATTTACGTATAATCTCGTTCAATATTTAGGTGAAATGGGAGAAGAACTCATCGTTAAGCGGAACGACCAAGTGACCATTGACGATATTGAGACGCTTAAACCAGATTACTTAATGATATCACCTGGTCCGTGTACCCCTAATGAAGCGGGAATTAGCATGCAGGCGATTGAGCACTTTGCTGGTAAAATACCTATTCTCGGTGTCTGCTTGGGGCACCAATCTATGGCTCAAGTGTTTGGTGGCGATGTTATAAGAGCGGAACGTTTAATGCATGGTAAAACATCAGAAGTGACTCACGACAGTAAAACGATTTTTGTAAATGTGAAAACACCGTTAACAGCAACGAGGTATCATTCTCTTATTGTTAAGCCTGAAACGCTGCCAGATTGCTTTGACGTTTCTGCACAGACTGCGGAAGGGGAAATAATGGCTATTCGTCATAAAGAGTATCCGCTTGAAGGGGTACAATTTCATCCTGAGTCTATCATGACAGGAGCAGGGAAACAGCTGTTGCGTAATTTCCTAGACACGTATAAGGAGTTTCAAAAGAGATGTACCTCTATCTAG
- the pabC gene encoding aminodeoxychorismate lyase gives MYLYLDGQYVEEKEAFISPLDHGYLYGLGLFETFRTYNGHPFLLDDHFHRLAHSAEKMGIVINNYRREDVTCIIEKLLKLNSLNDAYIRWNVAAGTGEIGLSTELYTTPRIIVYMKSLPQKTLKNKQAKTLTIRRNSPEADYRLKSHHYLNNVLGRREVGNGTDVEGIFLTEDGYLSEGVVSNLFWVKDGVVYTPDLTCGCLNGITRQFVMAVLKKKKIRVEEGKFRLQDALKADEVFVTNAIQEIIPIHIWEQCRFPGNNGGMVRLLQSDYAYWKMRLWSKNDLLLNP, from the coding sequence ATGTACCTCTATCTAGATGGCCAATATGTTGAAGAGAAAGAAGCATTTATTTCACCTTTGGATCATGGATACTTGTATGGCCTAGGGCTCTTTGAAACCTTTCGCACCTATAATGGTCATCCATTTTTATTGGATGACCATTTTCACCGTCTAGCTCACAGTGCAGAAAAGATGGGAATCGTTATAAATAATTATCGTCGCGAAGACGTAACGTGTATAATTGAAAAATTGCTGAAGCTTAACAGCTTAAATGATGCCTATATCCGTTGGAACGTAGCGGCAGGAACAGGTGAAATTGGGTTATCTACTGAGTTATATACAACCCCGAGGATAATTGTTTATATGAAGTCATTACCTCAAAAAACGTTAAAAAATAAACAAGCCAAGACGTTAACTATTAGACGTAACTCTCCGGAAGCTGACTATCGCTTAAAATCACACCATTATTTAAATAATGTCCTTGGTCGAAGGGAAGTGGGTAACGGAACAGACGTGGAGGGAATATTTCTCACAGAAGACGGGTATCTTTCAGAAGGCGTTGTATCAAACTTATTTTGGGTGAAAGATGGTGTCGTTTACACACCAGATCTTACATGTGGCTGTCTTAACGGTATTACAAGGCAGTTTGTTATGGCCGTCTTAAAAAAGAAAAAAATACGTGTGGAAGAAGGAAAGTTTCGTCTTCAAGACGCTTTGAAAGCCGATGAAGTCTTTGTCACCAACGCTATACAGGAAATCATCCCGATTCATATTTGGGAACAGTGTCGTTTCCCGGGAAATAATGGAGGAATGGTCCGTTTGTTGCAAAGCGATTATGCTTATTGGAAAATGCGTTTGTGGTCCAAAAATGACTTACTGTTAAATCCATAA
- the folP gene encoding dihydropteroate synthase: MTQKPVMAWDGYRLDFSTKTYVMGILNLTPDSFSDGGKFNGTDLAGERARNMVAQGAHMIDLGGESTRPGAEKVEEDEELRRVIEPLKVIRRAVDVPLSIDTYKAKVAEAALQAGANIINDVWGCKADPAMAHVAAKYDVPIILMHNREKAHYNDLITDMISDLTESIRICHEAGVKDSRIILDPGVGFAKSYEDNLQVMRNLNKFTVLGYPLLLGTSRKSLIAHTLNLPVHERMEGTGATVCLGIEKGCHIVRVHDVLEISRMAKMMDVMIGKSEEPMSHTT, translated from the coding sequence ATGACTCAAAAGCCCGTAATGGCATGGGATGGCTACCGTTTAGATTTCTCTACAAAAACCTATGTGATGGGAATTCTCAATTTAACGCCCGATTCTTTCTCCGATGGAGGTAAGTTTAATGGGACAGATCTAGCTGGAGAGCGTGCGAGAAACATGGTAGCCCAAGGAGCGCATATGATTGATCTAGGCGGAGAGTCAACGCGCCCAGGAGCCGAAAAAGTCGAAGAAGATGAAGAGTTAAGGCGTGTCATTGAACCTTTGAAAGTGATTAGACGAGCTGTTGACGTGCCCTTATCAATTGATACGTATAAAGCGAAGGTGGCAGAAGCGGCTCTTCAAGCAGGTGCTAATATCATTAATGATGTCTGGGGATGTAAAGCGGACCCGGCTATGGCGCATGTAGCGGCCAAATACGATGTCCCAATTATTCTTATGCATAATCGGGAAAAAGCTCATTACAATGATTTAATTACGGATATGATCAGCGATCTAACAGAAAGTATCCGCATTTGTCATGAAGCTGGTGTAAAAGATTCACGGATAATACTTGATCCAGGAGTTGGATTTGCAAAATCTTATGAAGATAACCTTCAAGTCATGCGGAATCTTAATAAATTTACGGTTTTAGGATACCCATTATTGTTAGGAACCTCTAGAAAATCACTCATTGCACATACTCTAAACCTTCCAGTTCATGAACGTATGGAGGGAACAGGAGCAACAGTCTGCCTAGGAATTGAAAAAGGCTGTCATATTGTTCGTGTACACGATGTACTTGAAATAAGCCGTATGGCCAAAATGATGGATGTGATGATTGGAAAATCTGAGGAGCCTATGAGTCACACGACTTAA
- the folB gene encoding dihydroneopterin aldolase, which translates to MDKILVQGMAFYGYHGVFVEENKLGQRFYADVTLEMDTRPAGKSDDLNQTVNYALVYETAKDILEGKSVQLVETLTERLANALLEKFPIIDACTVKVIKPDPPIPGHYEAVAVEIRREREGV; encoded by the coding sequence ATGGACAAAATATTAGTACAAGGTATGGCCTTTTATGGCTACCATGGCGTATTTGTGGAAGAAAATAAGCTAGGACAACGTTTTTATGCAGATGTTACCCTTGAAATGGACACGAGGCCTGCTGGGAAAAGTGATGACTTAAATCAAACCGTTAACTATGCTTTAGTATATGAAACAGCAAAAGACATTTTAGAAGGCAAGTCTGTCCAGTTAGTAGAAACGTTAACTGAACGGCTGGCGAACGCCCTGTTAGAGAAATTTCCAATTATTGATGCCTGCACGGTAAAAGTGATAAAACCTGATCCTCCTATACCAGGGCATTACGAAGCAGTGGCTGTTGAAATCCGTAGAGAACGGGAAGGTGTCTGA
- the folK gene encoding 2-amino-4-hydroxy-6-hydroxymethyldihydropteridine diphosphokinase, which translates to MGDKNKVYIALGSNDGNREVHLKKAVTRLNECPSTHIIDCSSIFETEPVGVTDQPSFLNMVVKIETTLSPLELLQKTQQIEEEGGRVRQERWGKRTIDLDILLYNEENIKLESLQIPHPRMFERGFVLIPLQEIEPCLRLKEERTIDEYVNQLTDKEGVRKWKSSFGGEGYGPFGN; encoded by the coding sequence GTGGGAGACAAGAATAAAGTTTATATTGCATTAGGTTCTAATGACGGTAATCGAGAGGTCCATTTAAAAAAAGCCGTCACACGTTTAAATGAGTGTCCATCTACCCATATCATTGACTGTTCGTCTATCTTTGAAACTGAACCAGTAGGTGTCACAGACCAGCCTTCTTTTTTAAATATGGTCGTTAAAATCGAAACGACATTATCGCCGCTTGAATTATTGCAAAAAACTCAGCAAATTGAAGAGGAAGGCGGTAGAGTGCGTCAAGAAAGATGGGGGAAGCGGACAATTGACCTTGACATTTTACTCTATAACGAAGAGAATATAAAATTAGAATCATTACAGATTCCGCATCCCCGTATGTTTGAACGGGGGTTCGTATTAATACCTTTGCAAGAAATAGAGCCTTGCCTGCGTTTAAAAGAGGAACGGACGATTGATGAATATGTAAATCAATTAACCGATAAAGAGGGTGTACGTAAATGGAAGAGCTCATTTGGGGGAGAAGGATACGGGCCTTTCGGAAACTAA
- a CDS encoding helix-turn-helix domain-containing protein: protein MEELIWGRRIRAFRKLKGFTQEEFAKMLGISVSVLGEVERGTREPGEDLLMRVIAVLNVTYDELTSIK, encoded by the coding sequence ATGGAAGAGCTCATTTGGGGGAGAAGGATACGGGCCTTTCGGAAACTAAAAGGTTTTACTCAGGAAGAGTTTGCGAAAATGCTCGGCATTTCTGTGTCAGTTCTTGGGGAAGTTGAGAGAGGAACCCGTGAACCGGGAGAAGACTTGTTAATGCGTGTCATTGCCGTGTTAAATGTCACGTATGACGAGCTGACATCTATAAAGTAA
- the dusB gene encoding tRNA dihydrouridine synthase DusB: MLKIGDVTMKNPVVLAPMAGVCNPAFRLIAKEFGTGLVCAEMVSDKAILHKNERSLKMLYVDEREKPLSLQIFGGTKETLVEAVKIVDKQTNADIIDINMGCPVPKITSCDAGAKWLLDPDKIYEMVQVAVKAAEKPVTVKMRTGWDDDHIYAVENAKAVEAAGGKAVAVHGRTRYQMYEGKADWDIIRQVKEAVNIPVIGNGDIETPEDAKRMMDEAGVDGVMIGRAALGNPWMLYRTIHYLETGENIPEPTPQEKMDVCILHMDRLIKLKGEEVAVREMRKHVSWYIKGLRGAARIRDEINQLTTREAMAEVLTNLSGILEEKPKKTPAKV; encoded by the coding sequence ATGTTGAAAATAGGGGATGTTACAATGAAAAACCCCGTCGTTCTAGCTCCCATGGCTGGCGTATGTAACCCGGCATTCCGCTTGATCGCTAAAGAATTTGGAACGGGACTTGTCTGTGCGGAAATGGTAAGTGACAAAGCGATCCTTCATAAAAATGAACGGTCTCTTAAAATGCTTTACGTAGATGAAAGAGAGAAACCACTTAGTCTACAGATTTTTGGAGGGACAAAAGAAACGCTCGTTGAAGCAGTTAAAATTGTAGATAAACAAACAAATGCAGATATTATAGATATAAATATGGGTTGTCCTGTTCCGAAAATAACGTCTTGTGATGCAGGAGCAAAATGGCTCTTGGATCCAGATAAAATTTATGAAATGGTCCAGGTTGCTGTTAAGGCTGCTGAAAAGCCTGTTACCGTAAAAATGAGAACGGGATGGGATGATGACCACATCTATGCCGTTGAAAATGCTAAAGCGGTAGAAGCAGCAGGTGGTAAAGCTGTAGCAGTCCATGGTCGGACCCGTTATCAAATGTATGAGGGGAAAGCAGACTGGGATATTATTCGTCAAGTAAAAGAAGCCGTTAATATTCCTGTTATAGGTAACGGTGATATCGAAACACCAGAAGATGCTAAACGTATGATGGATGAAGCCGGTGTAGATGGTGTTATGATTGGTAGAGCTGCACTTGGGAACCCGTGGATGCTATACAGAACAATTCATTATTTGGAGACTGGTGAAAATATTCCTGAGCCTACTCCACAAGAAAAAATGGACGTATGTATTCTTCATATGGACAGGCTTATTAAGCTTAAAGGTGAGGAAGTAGCAGTGCGAGAAATGCGTAAACATGTTTCTTGGTATATTAAAGGTCTTCGTGGAGCTGCGCGTATTCGGGATGAAATTAATCAGTTGACGACGCGGGAAGCTATGGCGGAAGTTTTGACAAACCTTTCGGGAATATTAGAAGAGAAGCCGAAAAAGACACCTGCAAAAGTATAA
- the lysS gene encoding lysine--tRNA ligase: MTQEFDATDQQQVRIEKLKNMLDLGIDPFGSRFERSHNAFNIQESYNAYEKEELEEKAVTVTLAGRMMTKRGKGKAGFAHLQDLSGQIQIYVRKDQVGEEQYDLFTRADIGDIIGLSGIVFKTKVGELSVKANSLQILTKSLRPLPDKYHGLKDIEQRYRQRYLDLIVNPEVRDTFVLRSKILQSMRRYLDDHGYLEVETPMMHSIPGGAAAKPFVTHHNALGMTLYMRIAIELHLKRLIVGGLEKVYEIGRVFRNEGVSTRHNPEFTMIELYEAYADYEDIMALTENLVAHIAREVIGTTQITYGDEKVDLEPAWRRIHMVDAIKEHTGVDFWSEMSDEEARQLAKKHNVPVKDTMSFGHVVNEFFEMFVEDKLIQPTFVYGHPLAISPLAKKNDTDPRFTDRFELFIVGREHANAFSELNDPIDQRQRFEAQLIEREQGDDEAHMMDDDFVESLEYGMPPTGGLGIGIDRLVMLLTNSQSIRDVLLFPQMKHKDEGSENNNS; the protein is encoded by the coding sequence ATGACACAAGAATTTGATGCCACAGATCAACAGCAGGTACGGATTGAAAAGCTAAAAAATATGCTTGATTTAGGAATTGACCCATTTGGTTCCCGTTTTGAACGTTCTCATAATGCTTTTAATATTCAAGAGAGCTATAACGCATATGAAAAAGAGGAACTAGAAGAAAAAGCTGTCACTGTGACACTTGCTGGTCGTATGATGACAAAGAGGGGTAAAGGTAAAGCGGGGTTTGCTCACCTCCAAGACCTTTCAGGGCAAATCCAAATTTATGTGCGCAAAGATCAAGTAGGGGAAGAACAGTATGACTTATTCACCCGAGCTGATATAGGTGACATCATTGGTTTAAGTGGCATTGTGTTTAAAACGAAAGTGGGAGAGCTATCTGTTAAAGCTAATAGTTTACAAATCCTTACGAAATCTTTGCGCCCTCTTCCAGATAAGTATCATGGTCTAAAAGATATAGAGCAACGTTATCGTCAGCGCTATTTAGATTTAATTGTTAACCCTGAAGTAAGAGATACGTTTGTTTTACGCAGCAAAATTTTACAATCGATGCGTAGGTATCTTGATGATCATGGCTATCTTGAGGTGGAAACACCAATGATGCATAGTATTCCTGGCGGAGCAGCAGCAAAACCATTTGTTACCCACCATAATGCGTTGGGTATGACGCTATATATGAGAATTGCCATTGAGCTTCATTTGAAACGCCTAATTGTCGGCGGACTAGAAAAAGTATACGAAATTGGGCGTGTTTTTCGTAATGAAGGTGTGTCAACGAGACATAATCCTGAGTTTACAATGATTGAGCTATATGAAGCATATGCTGATTATGAAGATATTATGGCATTGACAGAAAATCTAGTCGCCCATATCGCTAGAGAAGTCATTGGAACCACGCAAATTACCTATGGCGATGAAAAGGTAGATCTCGAGCCTGCATGGCGCAGAATCCATATGGTAGATGCTATTAAGGAACATACCGGTGTTGACTTCTGGTCAGAAATGAGTGATGAAGAAGCTCGTCAATTAGCTAAGAAGCATAATGTACCTGTGAAAGATACGATGAGCTTCGGACACGTTGTAAACGAATTTTTTGAAATGTTTGTCGAAGATAAATTAATTCAACCGACTTTTGTCTACGGTCATCCACTTGCCATTTCGCCATTAGCAAAGAAAAATGACACTGATCCTCGATTTACTGATCGTTTTGAATTATTTATTGTTGGACGTGAACATGCTAATGCTTTTTCTGAATTAAATGATCCAATTGACCAAAGACAACGGTTTGAAGCGCAACTTATTGAAAGAGAACAAGGAGACGATGAAGCTCATATGATGGATGATGATTTCGTAGAATCGTTAGAGTATGGTATGCCTCCAACAGGGGGATTAGGTATTGGAATAGATAGACTTGTGATGCTTCTGACTAACTCACAGTCCATACGTGATGTTCTTCTCTTCCCACAAATGAAACATAAAGATGAAGGGTCTGAAAATAATAACTCCTAA